One genomic segment of Bradyrhizobium diazoefficiens includes these proteins:
- a CDS encoding HAD family hydrolase, which produces MDPGGPDLIIFDCDGVLVDSELLSCRCLSEVLADFGFELDVEQALELFLGRSTAAIGEYYRGRGQILPDDFLSRLKSRVLETFAGGLQPIAGVGAVLSDLKTPGCVASSSDLDRVALSLEVTGLAPHFETRIYTAQMVRHGKPAPDLFLHAAEQMGAAPARTLVIEDSVSGVQAGKAAGMTVWGFVGGSHYRGRDGRAILSAAGADRVFAQMSDFWKEA; this is translated from the coding sequence ATGGATCCCGGCGGCCCCGATCTGATCATCTTCGATTGCGACGGCGTGCTCGTCGACAGCGAGCTGTTGAGCTGCCGCTGTCTGTCCGAGGTGCTGGCGGACTTCGGGTTCGAACTGGATGTGGAGCAGGCGCTCGAACTCTTTCTCGGGCGGAGCACGGCTGCGATCGGAGAATATTATCGCGGGCGTGGACAGATCCTGCCGGACGATTTTCTCTCGCGCCTGAAGTCGCGTGTGCTTGAGACGTTTGCCGGGGGGCTCCAGCCCATTGCCGGGGTGGGCGCTGTCTTGTCTGACTTGAAGACCCCGGGTTGTGTCGCGTCGTCGAGTGATCTCGACCGCGTCGCGCTGTCGCTGGAGGTGACCGGTCTTGCGCCGCATTTCGAAACGCGGATCTACACCGCGCAAATGGTCAGGCACGGCAAGCCGGCGCCCGACCTCTTTCTCCACGCGGCAGAGCAGATGGGCGCGGCGCCTGCGCGCACGCTGGTGATCGAGGACAGTGTCAGCGGCGTGCAGGCGGGCAAGGCGGCCGGCATGACGGTCTGGGGATTTGTCGGCGGCAGCCATTATCGAGGACGCGACGGCCGCGCTATATTATCCGCCGCCGGAGCTGATCGGGTCTTCGCGCAGATGAGCGATTTCTGGAAGGAGGCATGA
- a CDS encoding ABC transporter substrate-binding protein, whose protein sequence is MKYVLGAVCGASVLLAVPAMAETTLTIATVNNGDMIRMQGLTGEFTKKNPDISVKWVTLEENVLRQRVTTDIATKGGQFDVLTIGTYEVPIWAKKGWLVPLANLGADYDVADLLPKIKDAVSVDGKLYAAPFYGESSMVMYRTDLFEKAGLKMPEKPTWDFVIDAAKKLTDKSGGVYGICLRGKAGWGENMAFLSAMANSYGARWFDEKWVPQFNTPEWKTTLTTYVNLMKEAGPPGASSNGFNENLALFNAGKCAMWIDATVAASFVTNPKDSKVADKVGFALAPNTGLGKNANWLWAWNLAIPAGSKKTEAAEKFIAWATSKDYTKLVASKEGWANVPPGTRTSLYQNEDYLKVAPFAKLTLASIDAADPNKPTVKPVPYVGVQYAAIPEFQGIGTQVGQQFSAALAGSMTVDAALTAAQSVTEREMKRAGYIK, encoded by the coding sequence GTGAAATACGTCCTCGGCGCCGTCTGCGGCGCGTCTGTCCTGCTGGCCGTCCCTGCGATGGCGGAAACCACCCTGACGATCGCCACGGTCAACAACGGCGACATGATCCGCATGCAGGGGCTGACCGGCGAATTCACCAAGAAGAACCCCGACATCTCGGTGAAGTGGGTGACGCTGGAGGAGAACGTGCTGCGCCAGCGCGTCACCACCGACATCGCCACCAAGGGCGGCCAGTTCGACGTGCTCACCATAGGTACCTACGAGGTGCCGATCTGGGCCAAGAAGGGCTGGCTGGTGCCGCTCGCCAATCTCGGCGCCGACTACGACGTCGCCGACCTCTTGCCCAAAATCAAGGACGCGGTCTCCGTCGACGGCAAGCTCTATGCCGCGCCGTTCTACGGCGAGAGCTCGATGGTGATGTACCGCACCGACCTGTTCGAGAAGGCCGGGCTCAAGATGCCGGAGAAGCCGACCTGGGATTTCGTCATCGACGCCGCCAAGAAGCTCACCGACAAGAGCGGCGGCGTCTACGGCATTTGCCTGCGCGGCAAGGCCGGCTGGGGCGAGAACATGGCGTTCCTCTCGGCGATGGCCAATTCCTATGGCGCGCGCTGGTTCGACGAGAAGTGGGTGCCGCAGTTCAACACGCCGGAATGGAAGACGACGCTCACGACCTACGTCAATCTGATGAAGGAAGCCGGCCCTCCCGGTGCGAGCTCCAACGGCTTCAACGAGAACCTCGCGCTGTTCAACGCCGGCAAGTGCGCGATGTGGATCGACGCGACCGTCGCGGCGTCCTTCGTCACCAACCCCAAGGACTCCAAGGTGGCCGACAAGGTCGGCTTCGCGCTCGCGCCCAACACCGGGCTCGGCAAGAACGCCAACTGGCTATGGGCCTGGAACCTCGCGATCCCCGCCGGCTCGAAGAAGACTGAGGCGGCCGAGAAGTTCATCGCCTGGGCAACCAGCAAGGACTACACCAAGCTCGTGGCATCGAAGGAGGGCTGGGCCAACGTCCCGCCGGGGACACGAACTTCGCTCTACCAGAACGAGGACTATCTGAAGGTCGCCCCGTTCGCGAAGCTGACGCTTGCCTCGATCGACGCGGCCGATCCGAACAAGCCGACGGTGAAGCCGGTGCCTTATGTCGGCGTGCAGTACGCCGCGATCCCCGAATTCCAGGGTATCGGCACGCAGGTCGGCCAGCAGTTCTCCGCCGCGCTTGCGGGATCGATGACGGTCGATGCCGCGCTCACGGCAGCGCAATCGGTGACCGAACGCGAGATGAAGCGCGCTGGTTACATCAAGTGA
- the mmsB gene encoding multiple monosaccharide ABC transporter permease codes for MTDKTVSLPEERRHGSFIKNNLRNYGMLMSLIAIMLFFQVMTGGTLLQPLNLTNLVLQNSYIVIMALGMLLVIVTGHIDLSVGSVAGFVGAVAALLMVTYKVDYTLAFIACLAVGAAIGAAQGYWVAYFKIPSFIVTLAGMLVFKGLALAVLQGQSLGPFPSTFQKLSSGFIPELLPEAGTLHPTSMLIGAVLALGLVYAGAKSRAREVSHGIEVEPYAFFLGKSVVLACAVLYFTYLIATYRGLPNVLVIMSALIALYGFVTRRTVIGRQIYAVGGNAKAASLSGIKTERLTFLTFVNMGALAALAGLVFAARLNTATPKAGLGFELDVIAACFIGGASAYGGVGRVGGAVVGAMIMGVMNNGMSILGIGIDYQQVIKGLVLLGAVCIDVYNQRR; via the coding sequence ATGACCGACAAGACGGTTTCGCTGCCCGAGGAGCGCCGGCACGGCAGCTTCATCAAGAACAATTTGCGCAATTACGGCATGCTGATGTCGCTGATCGCGATCATGCTGTTCTTCCAGGTCATGACCGGCGGCACGCTGCTGCAGCCGCTCAACCTCACCAACCTGGTGCTGCAGAACAGTTACATCGTCATCATGGCGCTGGGCATGCTGCTGGTGATCGTGACCGGCCACATCGATCTCTCGGTCGGTTCGGTCGCGGGCTTCGTCGGCGCGGTCGCCGCGCTTCTGATGGTAACCTACAAGGTCGACTACACGCTGGCCTTCATCGCGTGCCTTGCGGTCGGCGCGGCCATCGGCGCTGCGCAAGGCTATTGGGTGGCCTATTTCAAGATCCCGTCCTTCATCGTGACGCTGGCCGGCATGCTGGTGTTCAAGGGCCTTGCGCTCGCGGTGTTGCAGGGCCAGTCACTCGGACCGTTCCCATCGACCTTCCAGAAGCTATCGTCGGGCTTCATTCCGGAGCTGTTGCCCGAAGCGGGCACGCTGCATCCGACCTCGATGCTGATCGGCGCGGTGCTGGCGCTGGGCCTGGTCTACGCCGGCGCCAAGAGCCGGGCGCGTGAAGTGTCGCACGGCATCGAGGTCGAGCCCTACGCGTTCTTCCTCGGCAAGAGTGTCGTGCTTGCTTGTGCCGTGCTCTATTTCACGTATCTGATCGCGACCTATCGCGGCCTGCCCAACGTGCTCGTGATCATGAGCGCCCTGATCGCCCTCTATGGCTTCGTCACCCGCCGCACCGTGATCGGCCGCCAGATCTATGCCGTCGGCGGCAACGCCAAGGCAGCAAGCCTGTCGGGCATCAAGACCGAGCGGCTGACCTTCCTCACCTTCGTCAACATGGGCGCGCTGGCCGCGCTCGCCGGCCTCGTCTTCGCGGCGCGGCTCAACACCGCGACGCCGAAGGCTGGTTTGGGCTTCGAGCTCGACGTCATCGCGGCCTGCTTCATCGGCGGCGCCTCCGCCTATGGCGGGGTGGGGCGCGTCGGCGGCGCCGTGGTCGGCGCCATGATCATGGGCGTCATGAACAACGGCATGTCCATCCTCGGCATCGGCATCGACTACCAGCAGGTCATCAAGGGCCTGGTGCTGCTCGGCGCCGTCTGCATCGACGTGTATAACCAGCGGCGATAG
- a CDS encoding carbohydrate ABC transporter permease, giving the protein MARKTTTRHVMISTIGAWFFGFLIFFPILWMVLASFKTELEAFAIPPSFLFFHWTTENYATVQERSDYFLHAMNSIIIAGGSTLIALLIAIPAAWSMAFSPTKRTKDILLWMLSTKMMPPVGVLVPIYLIYKSFGLLDSRIGLVFILCLGNLPIVIWMLFTYFKEIPRDILEAARMDGATIGRELVYVLTPMAIPGLASTLLLNLILAWNEAFWTLNLSTSSAAPLTTFIASYSSPEGLFWAKLSAASTLAIAPILVLGWFSQKQLVRGLTFGAVK; this is encoded by the coding sequence ATGGCGCGCAAGACAACTACGCGGCACGTGATGATCTCGACGATCGGGGCATGGTTCTTCGGCTTCCTGATCTTCTTCCCGATCCTCTGGATGGTGCTGGCGAGCTTCAAGACCGAGCTCGAGGCTTTTGCCATTCCGCCGTCGTTCCTGTTCTTCCACTGGACCACGGAAAACTACGCCACGGTGCAGGAGCGCAGCGACTATTTTCTCCATGCGATGAACTCGATCATCATCGCCGGCGGCTCGACGCTGATTGCGCTCCTGATCGCGATACCTGCGGCCTGGTCGATGGCGTTCTCGCCGACCAAGCGCACCAAGGACATCCTGCTGTGGATGCTCTCGACCAAGATGATGCCGCCGGTCGGCGTGCTGGTGCCGATCTATCTCATTTACAAGAGCTTCGGCCTGCTCGATTCCCGCATCGGCCTCGTCTTCATCCTCTGCCTCGGAAATCTGCCGATCGTGATCTGGATGCTGTTCACCTATTTCAAGGAGATCCCGCGCGACATCCTCGAAGCCGCGCGCATGGATGGCGCAACAATAGGCCGCGAGCTCGTCTATGTGCTGACGCCGATGGCGATCCCGGGGCTGGCGTCCACGCTGCTGCTCAATTTGATCCTGGCATGGAACGAGGCGTTCTGGACGCTCAATCTGTCGACGTCGAGCGCCGCGCCGCTCACCACGTTCATCGCGTCCTATTCGAGCCCGGAAGGGCTGTTCTGGGCCAAGCTGTCGGCGGCCTCGACGCTGGCGATCGCGCCCATCCTCGTCCTCGGTTGGTTCAGCCAGAAGCAGCTCGTGCGCGGGCTCACCTTCGGCGCGGTGAAGTAA
- a CDS encoding carbohydrate ABC transporter permease — translation MATRQTQILARSLLTPAVGLLFIWMIVPLALTIYFSTLHYSLLDPGSEAFVGLENFRYFLTDPAFLASLQNTLVLVGSVLALTILLGIPLALLMDQPVIGRNFVRLMVIAPFFVMPTVSALVWKNLLMHPVSGLFAWLAALFGLTPIDWFNDVPLFAVILIVTWQWLPFATLILLTALQSLDEEQKEAAEMDGASAVSTFIYITLPHLARPITVVILIETIFLLTVFAEIFVTTGGGPGLQTTNIAFLIYSQALIQFDVGSASAGGLVAVVIANVVAFFLVRIVGRNLEA, via the coding sequence ATGGCAACCCGGCAGACGCAGATTCTTGCGCGGTCGCTCCTGACGCCGGCCGTCGGGCTGCTCTTCATCTGGATGATCGTTCCGCTCGCGCTGACGATCTATTTCTCGACATTGCACTACAGCCTGCTCGATCCCGGCTCCGAAGCGTTCGTCGGACTGGAGAACTTCCGCTACTTCCTCACTGATCCCGCCTTTCTCGCCTCGCTCCAGAACACGCTGGTGCTGGTCGGCTCCGTGCTGGCGCTGACGATCCTGCTTGGCATTCCGCTTGCATTGCTGATGGACCAGCCCGTGATCGGACGCAATTTCGTCCGGTTGATGGTGATCGCGCCGTTCTTCGTAATGCCGACGGTGAGCGCGCTGGTGTGGAAGAACCTGTTGATGCATCCGGTGTCCGGCCTGTTCGCCTGGCTCGCCGCGCTGTTCGGGTTGACACCGATCGACTGGTTCAACGACGTGCCGCTGTTTGCCGTGATCCTGATCGTGACATGGCAATGGCTGCCATTCGCGACGCTGATCCTGCTGACCGCGCTGCAATCGCTCGACGAGGAGCAGAAGGAGGCGGCCGAGATGGACGGTGCCAGTGCGGTCTCGACCTTCATCTACATCACGCTGCCGCATCTGGCGCGTCCGATCACGGTGGTGATCCTGATCGAGACCATTTTCCTGCTCACGGTGTTCGCCGAGATCTTCGTCACCACCGGCGGCGGACCCGGTCTTCAGACTACCAACATTGCCTTCCTGATCTATTCGCAGGCGCTGATCCAGTTCGACGTCGGCAGCGCCTCGGCGGGGGGCCTCGTTGCGGTCGTGATCGCCAACGTCGTCGCCTTCTTCCTGGTCCGCATCGTCGGCCGCAATCTGGAAGCCTGA
- a CDS encoding sugar-binding transcriptional regulator, with product MAGENDKSRLDDAARAGWLYFIAGHTQDEIARMLQVSRASAQRLVSLCLAERLITFRLEHPIAACMELAARLKERFDLVHCEVVPADPAAPQATAGIAERCANLLDATLRSETPVIVALGTGRAVRAAVERVTPIDRPNHQIVSLVGNISADGSASFYDTVGRLADRTGARHYPMPLPFLMSSEDERNKMVRIEPIAKVKAVAAKADLRLVGIGQMDQKAQVHIDGFVTRDELFEMMRLGAIGEITGWAYDSKGRLLKAGANKRLTSIPPEVPAKTTTIGAAVGAAKVPAIAAALNGRLINGLITDEATARAILER from the coding sequence TTGGCTGGCGAGAACGACAAGTCGAGGCTTGACGATGCCGCGCGGGCCGGCTGGCTCTATTTCATAGCGGGCCATACCCAGGACGAGATCGCAAGAATGCTCCAGGTCTCGCGTGCCTCGGCGCAGCGGCTGGTCTCGCTCTGCCTCGCCGAGCGGCTGATCACCTTCCGGCTCGAACATCCCATCGCAGCCTGCATGGAGCTGGCCGCGCGCCTGAAGGAGCGGTTTGATCTCGTCCATTGCGAGGTCGTCCCGGCCGATCCTGCGGCGCCGCAGGCCACCGCCGGTATCGCCGAACGCTGCGCCAATCTGCTGGATGCGACACTGCGCTCGGAAACGCCGGTGATCGTCGCGCTCGGCACGGGGCGGGCGGTGCGCGCCGCAGTCGAGCGCGTCACGCCGATCGACCGGCCCAACCACCAGATCGTCTCGCTGGTCGGCAACATCTCCGCCGACGGTTCGGCAAGCTTCTACGATACCGTCGGCCGACTCGCCGACCGCACCGGCGCGCGGCATTATCCGATGCCGCTGCCGTTTCTGATGTCGTCGGAGGATGAGCGCAACAAGATGGTCCGGATCGAGCCGATCGCCAAGGTGAAGGCGGTTGCCGCCAAGGCGGATTTGCGCCTCGTCGGCATCGGCCAGATGGACCAGAAGGCGCAGGTCCACATCGACGGCTTCGTCACCCGCGACGAATTGTTCGAGATGATGCGGTTGGGTGCCATCGGCGAGATCACCGGCTGGGCCTACGATTCCAAGGGCCGCCTGCTCAAGGCCGGCGCCAACAAGCGCCTCACCAGCATCCCGCCGGAAGTGCCGGCCAAGACCACGACCATCGGTGCCGCGGTCGGTGCCGCCAAGGTGCCGGCGATCGCGGCGGCGCTGAACGGGCGCCTGATCAACGGCCTGATCACGGACGAGGCCACCGCGCGGGCGATCCTGGAGCGGTAG
- the mmsA gene encoding multiple monosaccharide ABC transporter ATP-binding protein, with the protein MTAMLEMRNVSKSFAGVQALRDVNFSVHAGQIHALVGENGAGKSTLMKVLSGVYPAGSYEGTIVFEGEERRFRDINDSEALGIIIIHQELALIPLMSIAENIFLSHPPSKLGVIDRDEVYRRTRELLAQVGLKESPDTLITDLGVGKQQLVEIAKALSKRVRMLILDEPTASLNEADSAALLERLMAFREQGIGSVLISHKLNEVAKVADHITVLRDGRTVDSIDCHAEPIQEDRIIRSMVNRDLAHRFPERSAKIGEPVLEVSNWSVYHPIHPERQVIKNVDFGVRRGEVVGIAGLMGAGRTEFAMSLFGRSWGTNISGHIRLEGREIALPSVAAAIDAGLAYVTEDRKQLGLILADDVRKNITLASLDQVAPGRVIDDIAELKVASDYRNRMRIRCSDVYQETSQLSGGNQQKVVLSKWLMTDPKVLILDEPTRGIDVGAKYEIYCIINELAEAGRGVVVISSEMPELLGICDRICVMNDGAFVGEFKGADATQEKIMRAIMRNERSIGNAAPAAAEMGGSQP; encoded by the coding sequence ATGACCGCCATGCTGGAGATGCGCAACGTCAGCAAGAGCTTTGCCGGTGTGCAGGCGCTACGTGACGTCAATTTCTCGGTTCACGCCGGCCAGATTCACGCGCTTGTCGGCGAGAACGGCGCCGGAAAATCCACGCTGATGAAGGTGTTGAGCGGTGTCTATCCGGCAGGCAGCTACGAGGGCACCATTGTCTTCGAGGGCGAGGAGCGCCGCTTTCGCGACATCAACGATTCCGAGGCACTCGGCATCATCATCATCCATCAGGAGCTGGCGCTGATCCCGCTGATGTCGATCGCCGAAAACATCTTCCTGTCGCATCCGCCATCGAAGCTCGGCGTGATCGACCGCGACGAGGTCTACCGGCGCACCCGGGAGCTGCTGGCCCAGGTCGGTCTCAAGGAATCGCCGGATACGCTGATCACCGATCTCGGCGTTGGCAAGCAGCAGCTGGTCGAGATCGCCAAGGCGCTGTCGAAGCGGGTACGGATGTTGATCCTGGACGAGCCGACTGCCAGTCTCAACGAGGCCGACAGTGCCGCACTGCTCGAGCGCCTGATGGCGTTCCGCGAGCAGGGCATCGGCTCGGTCCTGATCTCGCACAAACTCAACGAGGTCGCCAAGGTCGCCGACCACATCACTGTGCTGCGCGACGGCCGCACCGTGGACAGCATCGATTGCCATGCCGAGCCGATCCAGGAAGACCGCATCATCCGCAGCATGGTCAATCGCGATCTCGCCCACCGTTTTCCCGAACGCAGTGCAAAGATCGGCGAGCCCGTGCTGGAGGTTTCGAACTGGTCGGTTTATCACCCCATTCATCCCGAACGGCAGGTGATCAAGAACGTCGATTTCGGCGTCAGGCGCGGCGAGGTCGTCGGCATTGCCGGGCTGATGGGGGCGGGCCGCACCGAGTTCGCCATGAGCCTGTTCGGCCGCTCGTGGGGCACCAATATCAGCGGCCACATCAGGCTCGAAGGCCGTGAGATCGCGCTGCCGAGCGTTGCGGCGGCCATCGACGCCGGCCTTGCCTATGTCACCGAGGACCGCAAGCAGCTCGGCCTGATCCTCGCCGACGACGTCCGCAAGAACATCACGCTGGCGAGCCTCGACCAGGTCGCTCCCGGCAGGGTGATCGACGACATCGCCGAACTGAAGGTCGCCAGCGACTACCGCAACCGGATGCGGATCCGCTGTTCCGACGTCTACCAGGAGACCAGCCAGCTCTCCGGCGGCAACCAGCAGAAGGTGGTGCTGTCGAAATGGCTGATGACCGACCCCAAGGTCCTGATCCTGGACGAGCCGACGCGGGGCATCGATGTCGGTGCCAAATACGAGATTTACTGTATCATCAATGAGCTTGCGGAAGCTGGCCGCGGCGTCGTGGTGATCTCCTCGGAGATGCCCGAGCTGCTCGGCATCTGCGACCGCATCTGTGTCATGAACGACGGCGCCTTCGTCGGCGAATTCAAGGGCGCGGATGCGACACAAGAGAAGATCATGCGCGCGATCATGCGCAATGAACGAAGCATTGGAAACGCCGCGCCTGCGGCCGCGGAGATGGGAGGATCGCAGCCATGA
- a CDS encoding ABC transporter ATP-binding protein: MGQITLQDVQKSFGPVHIIKGADLDIADGSFVVFVGPSGCGKTTLLRLIAGLEDVSGGKILIDGKNVVDTPPAKRGLSMVFQSYALYPHMSVRGNIGFGLKMAGLARDEINRKVEAAAATLNLTPYLDRKPRELSGGQRQRVAIGRAIVREPKAFLFDEPLSNLDAALRVQMRIEVTRLQKQLGTTAIYVTHDQVEAMTMADKIVVLNGGKIEQYGSPLELYERPANLFVAGFIGSPKMNFVTGELAKQQGATTIGVRPEHLKIERDGTGGWQGTIAVAEHLGSDTFLYVDAGPLGMLTARYIGELSLHAGDRVLLVPDPARIHRFDQSGNALRG, encoded by the coding sequence ATGGGGCAGATCACACTTCAGGACGTGCAGAAGTCCTTCGGCCCGGTGCACATCATCAAGGGCGCCGATCTCGACATCGCCGACGGCTCCTTCGTGGTGTTCGTCGGTCCCTCGGGCTGCGGCAAGACCACGCTCTTAAGGCTGATCGCCGGGCTTGAGGATGTCAGCGGCGGCAAGATCCTGATCGACGGCAAGAACGTCGTCGACACGCCGCCGGCCAAGCGCGGGCTCTCGATGGTGTTCCAGTCCTACGCGCTCTATCCGCATATGAGCGTGCGCGGCAATATCGGCTTCGGTTTGAAGATGGCCGGCCTTGCCAGGGACGAGATCAACCGCAAGGTCGAAGCGGCGGCCGCGACCCTGAACCTCACGCCCTATCTCGACCGCAAGCCGCGCGAGCTCTCCGGCGGCCAGCGCCAGCGCGTTGCGATCGGCCGCGCCATCGTCCGCGAGCCGAAGGCGTTCCTGTTCGATGAGCCGCTCTCCAATCTCGATGCTGCGCTACGCGTGCAGATGCGCATCGAGGTGACGCGGCTGCAGAAGCAGCTCGGCACCACCGCCATCTACGTCACCCATGACCAGGTCGAGGCCATGACCATGGCCGACAAGATCGTCGTGCTCAACGGCGGCAAGATCGAGCAATACGGCTCGCCGCTGGAGCTCTATGAGCGGCCTGCCAATCTCTTCGTCGCCGGCTTCATCGGCTCGCCCAAGATGAATTTCGTCACGGGCGAGCTCGCCAAACAGCAGGGCGCAACCACCATCGGCGTACGGCCGGAGCATCTGAAGATCGAACGAGACGGCACCGGGGGCTGGCAGGGAACCATCGCCGTCGCCGAACATCTCGGCAGCGACACCTTTCTGTATGTCGATGCGGGCCCCCTCGGTATGCTGACCGCGCGTTACATCGGCGAACTGAGCCTGCATGCCGGCGACCGGGTGTTGCTGGTGCCGGACCCCGCACGCATCCACCGCTTCGACCAGAGCGGCAACGCGCTTCGCGGCTGA
- the chvE gene encoding multiple monosaccharide ABC transporter substrate-binding protein → MLKLKTTFLALALAGAATMAAGAASAQEKATVGIAMPTKSSARWIDDGNNMVKVLKERGYNTDLQYAEDDIPNQLSQVENMVTKGAKALVIAAIDGTTLSDVLKQAKAKGIIVIAYDRLIRGTPNVDYYATFDNFQVGVLQAQSIEKGLGLKEGKGPFNIELFGGSPDDNNAYFFYNGAMSVLKPYIDSGKLVVVSGQMGMDKVATLRWDGATAQARMDNLLSAYYGNKKLNAVLSPYDGLSIGIISSLKGVGYGSADQPMPIISGQDAEVPSIKAMLRGDQYSTIFKDTRDLAKVTADMVDAALAGKQVTVNDTKTYENGVKTVPSYLLKPVVVYKDNWEKVLVDSGYYKKSQFQ, encoded by the coding sequence ATGCTGAAACTGAAGACGACATTCCTCGCGTTGGCGCTGGCCGGCGCTGCAACCATGGCGGCGGGCGCTGCCTCCGCGCAGGAGAAGGCGACCGTCGGCATCGCCATGCCGACCAAGTCGTCGGCGCGCTGGATCGACGACGGCAACAACATGGTCAAGGTGCTGAAGGAGCGCGGCTACAACACCGACCTGCAATATGCCGAGGACGACATCCCGAACCAGCTCTCGCAGGTCGAGAACATGGTGACCAAGGGCGCCAAGGCGCTGGTGATCGCCGCGATCGACGGTACCACGCTGTCCGACGTGCTCAAGCAGGCGAAGGCAAAAGGCATCATCGTGATCGCCTATGACCGCCTGATCCGCGGCACGCCGAACGTCGACTATTACGCAACGTTCGACAATTTCCAGGTTGGCGTCTTGCAGGCGCAGTCGATCGAGAAGGGGCTTGGTCTCAAGGAGGGCAAGGGTCCATTCAACATCGAGCTGTTCGGCGGCTCGCCCGACGACAACAACGCCTATTTCTTCTACAACGGCGCGATGAGCGTGCTGAAGCCCTATATCGACAGCGGCAAGCTCGTCGTCGTCTCCGGCCAGATGGGCATGGACAAGGTCGCGACCTTGCGCTGGGACGGCGCCACTGCACAGGCCCGCATGGACAATCTGCTCAGCGCCTACTACGGCAACAAGAAGCTCAACGCCGTGCTGTCGCCCTATGACGGGCTTTCTATTGGTATCATCTCATCGCTGAAGGGCGTCGGCTACGGCAGCGCCGACCAGCCGATGCCGATCATCTCCGGTCAGGATGCCGAGGTGCCCTCGATCAAGGCGATGCTGCGCGGCGACCAGTATTCGACCATCTTCAAGGACACCCGCGATCTCGCCAAGGTGACCGCCGACATGGTCGACGCCGCGCTTGCCGGCAAGCAGGTCACCGTCAACGACACCAAGACTTACGAGAACGGCGTCAAGACCGTGCCGTCCTATCTGCTCAAGCCGGTCGTGGTGTACAAGGACAATTGGGAGAAGGTTCTGGTCGACAGCGGCTACTACAAGAAGTCGCAGTTCCAGTAA